TCACCCGTAATCAGCAAATTCAGTATGTTGTTCTGATTTCAGCCTTCCTGATTCCGCTTTGGGTGCTGCTGAAAAAAGCCGGCGGCGCCGGAATTTTGCCTCAGCTTGAATACGGCACGATTATTTCCAATCTGATGAAAGGGCAAACGGCTGTAGGCCAGATGAATCCGGAGGTAACCGCCACCCTTAAAAATGCTTACCTCCCCTGGAGTCATGGTGATTTTTATCAATTTATCGCGCTGGTCTTTACCCTGATGGTCGGCACCGCCGGTCTGCCACACATCATGATTCGTTTTTACACCGTTAAAAATGAAGATGTCGCGCGGCGCTCAGTGCTCTGGGGACTATTTTTCATCGGTCTACTCTACTGGTCGTCCCCGGTCTACGCCGCCATGGGGCGATTCTGGGATCCGACTGGTGGCAAAGCGGTCGCCGACGTGATCATCCTTTCGGCCCCCGAACGTGCGGGTCTCGGCAGCGCATTTATTGGATATCTGGCTTCAGGCGCGCTTGCCGCAGGCCTGTCGACGGTGGCCGGGCTTCTGGTCGCGGGAGCTTCCGCAATCGCACACGACTGGTATGCAACAGTTTTCAGACCGGAAAGTTCTGACCGGCAGGCTCTGCTGATCGGCAGAATCTGCACCGCACTGCTCTGTGGTGTAGTTGTCCTCTTTGCCCTCAACCCACCGGCGCTCATCGCCCAAATCGTGGCGATGGCCTTCGCAATCGCGGGGAACACCATCTTTCCCGTCGTTGTCCTCGGTATCTGGTATTCACGCTCTAACAAATATGGTGCCCTGGCCGGGATGAGTTTTGGACTCGGCATGACTCTGCTCGCCATGTTTGGCTGGATGTTGAAAATTCACATGTTTGGCGATCATGGCATTTTACCCGCCACCTCGAGTGCTCTGCTGGTCTGCCCGCTGGCTTTTCTGATCAATATTCTGGTTTCGCACGCCATGGAAGACAAACTGGATGATGAATCTGCCGAACGGGGTGACAACATTTTACGCAAACTGCATAACCTTCCAGGATACGTACCTGAAAAGGATGGACCGAAGAAAACGGCCGTCTCACTTTAGATTAGACGCTGTCACACAGCCGCAGCTGATAAGGATGCTTACATCATGACTCCTCGGACACAGAAACGCGTCGCGCTCAGTTTTGGCATACTGGGTATCGGGCTGATGGGGGTCGACCTGATGATCACGCGAAATATTTTTGTCCATACCGCTGAATTAATGTTTGCCAGCATCGCCTGTTTCATCATTGCACTGATCCTTGACCGCAAGGCCACTTAAGGCCCGACGGAGATTCCTGATGAGCATCACTCAGCTTAAAGAGACAGCCCCTTTCGACATTCTGCCCGAAAAGATCCTGCTTCAACTTCGCGATTCAGCTCTGCAGCAAACCTTCCCGGCCGACACCTATATTTTTAAGCAGAAAGATGAACCGACCGACTTTCTGTACGTCATCCAGGAAGGGATGGTCGAAATCACCGCCGCTGTCCCTGGCGGGCAGGAGATGGTGGTCGACTATCGCAAGGAGGGGAATTTCTTCGGTGGAACCCCGATCTTCTCTGGTCAGCCCTACACCGGCGGAGCGCGTGCCGTCACCGCCACCAGCTGTTTTCTGATCCCGCGTGAAGTCCTGACCAGTGTCTCAAATGACTATCCGCAGATCCGTGAGTTCTTCACCAAGGTTATCCTGACCAGGGTTCGCAGCCTCTATGCCGACATGGTCAAAGAAAATACCAGTAATGCCCTGACCCAGATGGAGGCCTACCCATTTAAAAAGCGCCTCTCTGAAATCATGCAGTCCCCTGTTGAAACCTGTATCGAAGAGACCCCGGTTCGACAGGTTGCACGCACCATCACTCACAAGAAGATTGGTGCACTGATCGTCGTTAATGCCAAGGGGACCCCGATCGGGATCATCAGCCAACGAGATCTGGTGGCCAAAGTTCTGGCTCCAGACACCGCCGACTGTGAAAACGCCCAGGCCAAAGATGTAATGACCCCTCACTGCCACGCGATGCGCCCGGCTACCTACATGTACGAAGCGATGACCTACATGACCGCACATAAGGTCAAGCATCTGCCGATTGTCGATGATGGTGAACTGGTCGGCATTGTTACCCTTCACGACCTGATGCGTTTCCGCAGTCAGAAAGCGATGCTGCTGGTCGGTTCAATCCGGGATGAAAACAGCCTGGCCGGACTCGCCCGCATCAAGCATGAAATTCTGACCATTGCCCGGGCCTTGCTGACCGAGACCCATTCAACCCCCGAAGTGATGGAGATCCTCTCCTATATTCACCAGAACCTCATCAAAAAGACCTACGCCATCTGTTACCAGCAGATGCTCGATGAGGGGCACCAGCCCCCTTCCATCAGGCACGCTTTTTTGCTGATGGGGAGCGGCGGTCGCCGGGAAATGCTGACCAGTCCGGATCAGGATCACGGCTTCGTCTTTGAGAATGTTTCGCCGCAACAGCTGGCGAAAGCCGAAGCCTTCTTTATCCCTTTTGCTGAAAAGCTGGTGACTGCCTTTCAAGAGGTTGGATTTCCTCTCTGCGAAGGGCAGGTCATGGTCAACAATCCGGCCTGGCGCGGACGGCTCGATGACTGGCGAGAACGCATCCACGACTGGATCAACGACCCCGAACCCCAAAAGGTCCGTTACTCGTCGATATTTTTTGATTTCGTCTGCCTTGAGGGTGACCAGGCACTGGCTGATGAGCTCCAGCAGATCGTCTTTTCCGAGGTCCGTGAGTTCAAACGCTTCCTCTACCACATGATGACTCTCGATCAGACCTACCGCGTGCCAATCGGCATGCTGGGCCGTTTTTTACTTGAAAAAGAGGGAACGCACAAAGGGCAACTCTCGCTCAAACAAGGAGGGATTATCTATATCGTTGACTGTATCCGCATGTTCTCCCTTGAACAGGAAACCCCTGAAACCTCAACCCTTAAACGCTTGGAAGCCTTGACCCGGAACCACATCTTCGAACGCGAAACCGCCGAGCATATCAAAGCGGCCTTTGAAGCACTGACCTTTCTGCGGCTACGCAACGAGATCGGTCTGCTTGATCAGGGTCAGGAGCCAGGCCACTATCTTGATCCGAATGAACTGACCAAAGGAGAGCAGGAATTGCTCAAAGAATCATTTAACGCCGTCAGCAAGTTACAGGACGCGACCAAACGGCACTTCTCGAAATCCTTTATTTAAATGTCCAGACGCATCAAACTACTGTTCGTTCTGTTCGGGTTGTTGTTGTTTCTGCTCGGCGCCTGTACCGATAGCGCCTACTATTTGCAGGCAGCAAGGGGGCAATACGCCATTCTCGAGAAGCGCCAGCCGATTGCTGAATTACTGAGCGGAACAACCATTGACTCCCAACGCAAGGCCGAACTTGCGCGAATTCTCCAGATTCGTGATTTTGCCACGACTCAGCTTGCCCTGCCCGACAACGCCAGCTACCGCAGCTATGTTGAGCTGGATCGGCCCTACCCGATCTGGAATGTTGTGGCCGCCCCTGCCCTGTCACTTAAGCCAAAAACCTGGTGTTTCCCGATCGCCGGCTGTGTCAGTTATCGGGGTTATTTTTCAAAGAGCGCGGCAAAATCCTTCGCTCAGAGCCTGCAGGATGAGAATTACGACACCCTGGTCGCGGGCGTTCCGGCCTACTCCACCCTCTCCTGGTTTGACGACCCGGTCCTCAGCAGTTTCAGCCATTGGCCCGCAGCATCGATCGCACGGCTCATTTTTCATGAACTGGCACATCAGCAACTTTATCTGACGGGTGATTCCGCCTTTAACGAAGCCTTTGCCACCAGCGTCGGAATTGCCGGCACACGGTTGTGGCTGAGCCAATACGGGTCTGCCGAGGAACGCCGGCAATTCGCTATCCAGCTGGAGAGGGAAGTGGCTTTTGTTAACTGGACCAACAGTCTGCGTCAACAGCTGGCCGACCTTTACGCTTCATCTTTGTCTGACCAGGAGAAGCTCACCAGAAAAAATAACCTGTTCGCGGCGGCACACCTCCAGTATCAGGCTCTCAAAAACAGCTGGGGCGGCTATGGGGGTTACGACAACTGGGTCAAAACCCTGAACAATGCGCGCCTGGCTTCACTGCAGACCTACCGCCGTCTATTACCGGCTTTCAATCGACTGTTCGAAGAGAACCAGCGAAATTTTTCGCGCTATTATCAGGCCTGCAAAGAACTGTCAAAGAAATCCACTGAACAGCGACGACAATTTCTGGCAAGCCTTCAGCCCACACCCCAACCGACAACACGCGAGAACCCATGAGCATGCAACTGACCATTCTGTGCGACAACAGCGTCGCCTCTCACCCCGGCCTGATCGGCGAACACGGTTTCGCCTGCCATATTGCAACAGCGGGCAAGCAATACCTTTTTGATACCGGCAACGGGTTGGGTCTGTTAAATAATGCAAAGACCTGCGGGATTGACCTGAGCCAAATTGATGCCATCCTGCTTAGTCATGGCCACTGGGACCACTGCGGTGGACTGCTCCCCTTGTTAAAGCTGCGCGCAGGACTCACAACGCCAATCTATGCTCACCCGGCAATTTTTGAGGAAAAGGTCAACGTCACTCAAGGCCGCAAGCGCGATAGCGGTACAGGCTTCACCAGGTCTGAAGCTGAAGCTGCCGGAGCAGTATTTATGTTATCAGCGGATCCCGTAGTGCTGTGTGATGGAATGCTGCTCTCAGGCGAAATCCCGCGACCATTCCCCTTGGAGGCGGACAAACGACTTCGTCACCGGCAACAAGGGGAGCTCGTGCCGGATCCACTTCTTGATGATCAAAGCCTCTATCTGCAAACGACATCAGGATTGACCATCCTCTGCGGCTGCGCGCATGCCGGGGTGAGAAATATCCTCAACCATGCATTTGCTCTAACTGGCGTGACATCCCTTTTCGGTATAGTCGGTGGCTTGCACTTGATGTTTACCGAAAATGAGCATCAAATGCTCATCACCAATGAACTTCAGCAACATAATATTCAGCTGCTTGCCCCCTCTCACTGCACCGGAACTTATGCCACCGGACAATTAATGCACCATTTTGGCCAGCGCGTCTTGCCTGCAACTGTTGGTACCCTGATCCAACTTTAACCTCAGCAGATCTGGTCAGCAATGCCGGAAGCCCAGAGGCAATACCTGTCTAATCGGCGCTGATTAAATCTCGCCGCTGAATCCGGGCTTGCGCGCTCGGGTTCTTACCCCTAAAGCACAGAACGCAGGACCCCTTGAAAACCATCCTCG
Above is a genomic segment from Geopsychrobacter electrodiphilus DSM 16401 containing:
- a CDS encoding putative nucleotidyltransferase substrate binding domain-containing protein, which produces MSITQLKETAPFDILPEKILLQLRDSALQQTFPADTYIFKQKDEPTDFLYVIQEGMVEITAAVPGGQEMVVDYRKEGNFFGGTPIFSGQPYTGGARAVTATSCFLIPREVLTSVSNDYPQIREFFTKVILTRVRSLYADMVKENTSNALTQMEAYPFKKRLSEIMQSPVETCIEETPVRQVARTITHKKIGALIVVNAKGTPIGIISQRDLVAKVLAPDTADCENAQAKDVMTPHCHAMRPATYMYEAMTYMTAHKVKHLPIVDDGELVGIVTLHDLMRFRSQKAMLLVGSIRDENSLAGLARIKHEILTIARALLTETHSTPEVMEILSYIHQNLIKKTYAICYQQMLDEGHQPPSIRHAFLLMGSGGRREMLTSPDQDHGFVFENVSPQQLAKAEAFFIPFAEKLVTAFQEVGFPLCEGQVMVNNPAWRGRLDDWRERIHDWINDPEPQKVRYSSIFFDFVCLEGDQALADELQQIVFSEVREFKRFLYHMMTLDQTYRVPIGMLGRFLLEKEGTHKGQLSLKQGGIIYIVDCIRMFSLEQETPETSTLKRLEALTRNHIFERETAEHIKAAFEALTFLRLRNEIGLLDQGQEPGHYLDPNELTKGEQELLKESFNAVSKLQDATKRHFSKSFI
- a CDS encoding aminopeptidase codes for the protein MSRRIKLLFVLFGLLLFLLGACTDSAYYLQAARGQYAILEKRQPIAELLSGTTIDSQRKAELARILQIRDFATTQLALPDNASYRSYVELDRPYPIWNVVAAPALSLKPKTWCFPIAGCVSYRGYFSKSAAKSFAQSLQDENYDTLVAGVPAYSTLSWFDDPVLSSFSHWPAASIARLIFHELAHQQLYLTGDSAFNEAFATSVGIAGTRLWLSQYGSAEERRQFAIQLEREVAFVNWTNSLRQQLADLYASSLSDQEKLTRKNNLFAAAHLQYQALKNSWGGYGGYDNWVKTLNNARLASLQTYRRLLPAFNRLFEENQRNFSRYYQACKELSKKSTEQRRQFLASLQPTPQPTTRENP
- a CDS encoding MBL fold metallo-hydrolase produces the protein MSMQLTILCDNSVASHPGLIGEHGFACHIATAGKQYLFDTGNGLGLLNNAKTCGIDLSQIDAILLSHGHWDHCGGLLPLLKLRAGLTTPIYAHPAIFEEKVNVTQGRKRDSGTGFTRSEAEAAGAVFMLSADPVVLCDGMLLSGEIPRPFPLEADKRLRHRQQGELVPDPLLDDQSLYLQTTSGLTILCGCAHAGVRNILNHAFALTGVTSLFGIVGGLHLMFTENEHQMLITNELQQHNIQLLAPSHCTGTYATGQLMHHFGQRVLPATVGTLIQL
- a CDS encoding VC_2705 family sodium/solute symporter; translated protein: MNRCYAIAILTASLLLLSCGFAIGAAGEEIYQLNQGFKLVPAIIMVALLCIYVGVGFLSKVSNTSGYWVAGQGIGKIGNGAAIASDWMSAASFMGVAGLLYLKGWFGLGYIIGWTGGYVLLLCLIAAQIRRFGKYTIPEFLGDRYNSHAVRLIAASVTVIIAITYSTAQFKGIGLICGWIFGMNYTASVFFAAGVVLTYMLISGMSGVTRNQQIQYVVLISAFLIPLWVLLKKAGGAGILPQLEYGTIISNLMKGQTAVGQMNPEVTATLKNAYLPWSHGDFYQFIALVFTLMVGTAGLPHIMIRFYTVKNEDVARRSVLWGLFFIGLLYWSSPVYAAMGRFWDPTGGKAVADVIILSAPERAGLGSAFIGYLASGALAAGLSTVAGLLVAGASAIAHDWYATVFRPESSDRQALLIGRICTALLCGVVVLFALNPPALIAQIVAMAFAIAGNTIFPVVVLGIWYSRSNKYGALAGMSFGLGMTLLAMFGWMLKIHMFGDHGILPATSSALLVCPLAFLINILVSHAMEDKLDDESAERGDNILRKLHNLPGYVPEKDGPKKTAVSL